The Coffea eugenioides isolate CCC68of chromosome 8, Ceug_1.0, whole genome shotgun sequence genome has a segment encoding these proteins:
- the LOC113781375 gene encoding pentatricopeptide repeat-containing protein At4g35130, chloroplastic, which translates to MATALCFSCSSKPSTVTDKDFLPGRRKAGKIIENLDVGINVRSPISTGDSPNMTRGMKSSLEQRRRLLSCVDSGCFENALHVFEEITRPSTFIWNVLIRGLTDNGFYQEAIDLYYRMEWEGVGLDKYTFPFVIKACVGLFSLVDGQRIHSRVIKMGFDKDLYVCNSLVIMYSKLGCIEQSEKIFADMLVKDAVSWNSMISGYVASGDCLSSLTCFRDMQAARISCDRFSVISILGACSLYGCLLKGKVVHCQVIRRQLDSDPMIETSLIDMYGKCGLVEYSDRLFNRVSQRSVAVWNAIIGAYGLNDEPVRSFSCFERMLESDNLDPNAVTLINLLPSCARMRALVQGKSMHGFAIRKGMFPHVVLETALLDMYGKCGCLNLADSMFVQMKETNLISWNARIAAYVQSGNEKGALHVFQDMCSEHLHPDEITFVNILPAYAEIALPKEGQQIHANIIKLGFDSSIFICNALIYMYAKCGDIQAAQLVFNCIVYKDVISWNTIILAYGIHGFGEISVRLFSDMMAEGIKPNGSTFVSLLASCSICGMVDEGQNYFSSMKKEYNIDPGIEHYGCMVDLLGRSGNIDLAKHFIDEMPLVPTARIWGSLLSASRYHRNIELAELVADRILSLEHDNTGCYVLLSNMYAELRRWADVERIRCSMQSQGLRRTTACSLIEYNGKALQITNNDCSHAEASMIYDALDIISRKIGDDLHVCGVLKFKPPDLIRRRAHSTMYHSARLAICAGLLSTPVGTPVLVRKNVRICEDCHNAAKIISEMTDREIVVGDPKFYHRFSNGKCTCKDYW; encoded by the coding sequence ATGGCTACAGCCCTTTGTTTCAGTTGCTCTTCCAAGCCTAGTACTGTTACAGATAAGGATTTCTTGCCAGGAAGACGCAAAGCTGGAAAGATTATTGAAAACCTTGACGTTGGCATCAACGTGAGGAGTCCCATTTCAACCGGCGATTCCCCGAACATGACTAGAGGCATGAAATCCTCACTTGAACAACGTAGGAGATTACTGAGTTGTGTAGACTCGGGTTGTTTTGAAAATGCGCTCCATGTGTTTGAAGAAATCACTAGACCAAGCACGTTTATTTGGAATGTTTTGATAAGGGGATTAACAGATAACGGGTTCTATCAAGAAGCCATTGATTTGTATTACAGGATGGAGTGGGAAGGAGTTGGGTTAGACAAATACACTTTTCCTTTCGTAATTAAGGCGTGTGTTGGGTTATTTTCTTTGGTTGATGGACAGAGGATTCATTCCAGGGTAATTAAGATGGGGTTCGATAAAGATCTTTACGTTTGCAATTCCCTTGTTATTATGTATTCAAAGCTCGGCTGCATAGAGCAGTCGGAGAAAATATTTGCAGATATGCTGGTTAAAGACGCGGTATCTTGGAATTCTATGATCAGTGGGTATGTTGCATCGGGCGACTGTTTGAGCTCGTTGACTTGTTTCCGCGATATGCAGGCAGCACGGATAAGTTGTGACAGATTCTCTGTGATCAGCATTCTTGGTGCTTGTTCTCTTTATGGTTGTTTGTTGAAGGGAAAGGTAGTCCATTGCCAAGTAATCAGGAGACAACTGGATTCAGATCCCATGATCGAAACGTCACTTATTGACATGTATGGTAAATGTGGACTGGTAGAGTACTCTGACAGATTGTTTAATAGGGTCTCTCAAAGAAGTGTAGCTGTTTGGAATGCTATTATAGGAGCATATGGTCTTAATGATGAACCCGTAAGATCTTTTTCTTGCTTCGAGAGAATGCTAGAGAGTGACAATTTGGACCCTAATGCAGTGACATTGATAAACCTACTGCCATCCTGTGCAAGAATGAGAGCTCTCGTGCAGGGTAAGTCTATGCATGGTTTTGCCATTAGAAAAGGAATGTTTCCTCATGTAGTATTAGAGACTGCACTACTTGACATGTATGGGAAGTGTGGTTGCCTGAATTTAGCAGATTCTATGTTTGTTCAAATGAAGGAGACTAATCTGATATCATGGAATGCAAGAATCGCGGCCTACGTACAGAGTGGTAATGAAAAAGGAGCATTACATGTTTTCCAGGATATGTGCAGTGAACATCTTCACCCAGATGAGATCACATTTGTGAATATCCTACCTGCCTACGCTGAAATTGCCTTACCAAAGGAGGGCCAGCAAATACATGCTAACATCATAAAGTTGGGATTTGATTCAAGTATTTTCATTTGTAATGCCTTGATTTACATGTATGCAAAATGTGGTGATATCCAGGCTGCACAGCTTGTTTTTAACTGCATAGTGTATAAGGATGTCATTTCCTGGAACACGATCATTCTGGCCTATGGTATTCATGGATTTGGAGAAATTTCAGTTCGATTATTCTCTGATATGATGGCAGAGGGCATCAAACCCAATGGGAGCACATTTGTTTCACTTCTAGCATCTTGCAGTATTTGTGGCATGGTGGATGAAGGCCAGAATTATTTTAGTTCAATGAAAAAAGAGTATAATATTGATCCTGGAATAGAGCACTATGGATGTATGGTAGATCTTCTAGGACGCAGTGGTAACATTGACCTAGCCAAACATTTTATAGATGAAATGCCATTGGTCCCAACTGCAAGGATATGGGGATCTCTTCTGTCTGCAAGTCGATACCACAGAAACATAGAACTTGCTGAACTTGTCGCAGACCGTATTTTGTCATTGGAACACGATAATACTGGCTGTTACGTGTTGCTTTCTAACATGTATGCTGAACTAAGGAGATGGGCAGATGTAGAGCGCATAAGATGTTCCATGCAGAGCCAAGGGTTAAGGAGGACCACTGCATGCAGTTTGATCGAGTATAATGGGAAAGCTCTCCAAATCACCAATAATGATTGTTCGCATGCTGAGGCCAGCATGATTTATGACGCATTAGATATCATTTCAAGAAAGATAGGTGATGACCTGCATGTTTGTGGAGTGTTGAAGTTCAAGCCACCGGATCTAATCAGAAGAAGAGCACATTCTACAATGTACCACAGCGCAAGGTTGGCAATTTGTGCTGGTTTACTATCCACACCGGTAGGAACTCCCGTTCTTGTTAGGAAAAACGTTAGGATCTGTGAAGATTGCCATAATGCTGCAAAAATAATTTCAGAAATGACAGACAGGGAGATAGTGGTGGGGGATCCAAAATTCTATCACCGCTTTAGTAACGGGAAATGCACTTGTAAAGATTATTGGTAG